From Nicotiana tabacum cultivar K326 chromosome 22, ASM71507v2, whole genome shotgun sequence, one genomic window encodes:
- the LOC107777739 gene encoding protein transport protein SEC31 homolog B, which translates to MASIKVVNRSASAAFAPEAPYLAAGTMAGAVDLSFSSTANLDIFEVDFVSDDRQLILAGSVPSSERFNRLSWGKCQSNSEEFSHGIIAGGLVDGNIGLWNPKPLISKGSEAIESALVGNLSRHRGPVRGLEFNGFTPNLLASGADEGEICIWDIAKPSEPSHFPPLKGSGSSTQGEISYVSWNSKVQHILASTSLNGTTVVWDLKKQKPVISFADSVKRRCSVLQWHPDVATQLIVASDEDGSPALRLWDMRNVMSPVKEFVGHTKGVIAMSWCPLDSSYLLTCAKDNRTICWDVVSGEIVSELPAGTNWNFDVHWYPKCPGVISASSFDGKIGIYNIEGCGRAGDGDGYFGAAPLRAPKWWSKKKAGVSFGFGGKLVSFRAADAPTGSTEVHVHNVVTEEGLVSRSSEFETAIQNGEKTSLRLFCEKKCQESESPGEKEVWGFLKVMFEDDGDARTKLLSHLGFTLPVDEKDTMQNDISEQVSALALDEDLSGKDAVNKENLMHVTDNGEDFFNNLPSPKADTPVSTSVSSFAVDESVDVKESQQEVDAQEGSADTSFDETVQRALVVGDYKGAVAQCISANRMADALVIAHVGGASLWEQTRDQCLKTSQSSYLRVVAAMVNNDLMSLVNTRPLKSWKETLALLCTFAPQDEWTSLCDTLASRLLAAGETLPATLCYICAGNIDKTIEIWSRTLAGKRDGKSYVDLLQDLMEKTIVFALATGQKRFSASLCKLLEKYAEILASQGLLTTAMEYLKLMGSEELSPELTILRDRIALSTEPAKDTSKSMAFDNSQLHSGSGYVADQSGYGMVDPSQHYYPEQPSKPQPSISNSPYAENYQQPFGSSYSSGFNAPVPYQPAPQQNIQQPNIFLPTPTPPVPQGNIPPPPVATQPAKTSFIPTNPPALRNVEQYQQPPHTLGAQLYPGPANTGYPAGPNVPPPYGPNPTQVGPAFGQKMPQVVAPSQAPRGFMPVNNTVQRPGMAPMQPPSPTQPAQAQLPAAPAAPPPTVQTVDTSNVPAQQKPVIATLTRLFNETSEALGGARANPAKKREIEDNSKKLGALFAKLNSGDISKNAAEKLVQLCQALDNGDFSTALQIQVLLTTSDWDECNFWLATLKRMIKIRQSFR; encoded by the exons GCCTCTGATCTC AAAAGGTTCTGAGGCAATTGAAAGTGCTCTTGTTGGAAATCTGTCGAGGCACAGAGGGCCT GTTCGCGGATTGGAATTTAATGGGTTTACTCCAAATCTCCTTGCATCTGGAGCTGATGAAGGTGAAATCTGTATATGGGATATTGCGAAACCTTCAGAACCTAGCCATTTCCCTCCCCTTAAA GGTAGTGGATCATCAACTCAAGGTGAAATTTCCTATGTATCGTGGAATAGCAAGGTTCAGCATATATTGGCTTCCACTTCGCTTAACGGGACAACTG TTGTGTGGGATTTGAAGAAGCAGAAGCCTGTGATAAG TTTCGCAGATTCTGTTAAAAGGCGGTGTTCTGTATTGCAGTGGCATCCTGATGTTGCCACGCAGCTCATCGTTGCTTCCGATGAAGATGGTTCACCAGCACTTAGG CTGTGGGATATGCGGAATGTAATGTCTCCTGTGAAAGAGTTTGTGGGTCACACTAAAG GTGTCATTGCAATGTCCTGGTGCCCCCTTGACAGCTCCTACTTGCTTACTTGTGCTAAAGATAACCGCACTATCTGCTGGGATGTCGTGTCTGGAGAG ATTGTCTCCGAATTGCCAGCTGGAACCAATTGGAATTTTGATGTACATTGGTATCCTAAGTGTCCAGGGGTTATATCAGCATCATCATTTGATGGAAAAATTGGCATTTACAACATAGAG GGTTGTGGTCGAGCTGGTGATGGAGATGGTTATTTTGGCGCAG CTCCTTTACGAGCTCCAAAGTGGTGGTCTAAGAAAAAAGCTGGAGTGTCATTTGGCTTTGGTGGAAAGCTTGTTTCATTCCGTGCTGCTGATGCTCCAACTGGATCGACAGAG GTCCATGTGCATAACGTAGTCACTGAAGAAGGTTTGGTGAGTCGGTCTTCTGAATTTGAGACTGCGATTCAGAATGGCGAGAAAACTTCGCTGAGGCTTTTCTGTGAAAAGAAATGTCAAGAGTCAGA ATCTCCAGGTGAAAAGGAAGTATGGGGCTTCTTGAAGGTTATGTTTGAAGACGATGGGGATGCAAGGACAAAATTGCTGTCCCATCTTGGTTTCACTCTGCCTGTTGATGAAAAAGATACTATGCAGAATGATATATCTGAGCAAGTAAGTGCCCTTGCCCTTGATGAGGATCTTTCAGGTAAAGATGCTGTAAACAAAGAGAACTTAATGCATGTGACGGACAATGGGGAAGATTTCTTTAACAATCTTCCGAGTCCCAAAGCTGATACACCAGTGTCAACATCTGTGAGCTCCTTTGCTGTTGACGAGTCAGTTGATGTGAAGGAGTCCCAACAAGAAGTGGATGCACAAGAGGGGAGTGCGGACACATCATTCGATGAAACTGTTCAACGCGCATTGGTTGTTGGTGACTATAAGGGGGCTGTTGCACAATGCATATCTGCAAATAGAATGGCTGATGCACTGGTTATTGCTCATGTTGGTGGTGCTTCTTTGTGGGAGCAAACTCGTGATCAATGCCTTAAAACGAGTCAGTCTTCTTACCTCAGG GTTGTTGCTGCTATGGTGAACAACGATCTAATGAGCCTTGTAAATACCCGGCCGTTGAAATCCTGGAAGGAAACACTTGCACTCCTTTGCACC TTTGCTCCACAAGATGAATGGACTTCATTGTGCGATACACTTGCTTCAAGACTCTTGGCTGCTGGTGAAACCCTTCCAGCAACACTGTGTTACATATGTGCAGGGAACATTGATAAAACTATAGAAATATGGTCAAGGACTTTAGCAGGAAAGCGTGATGGAAAATCATATGTTGACCTACTTCAG GATTTAATGGAAAAGACGATAGTCTTTGCATTGGCAACTGGCCAGAAGAGATTTAGTGCTTCTCTttgcaagcttcttgagaagtATGCTGAAATCCTTGCAAGTCAGGGGCTTTTAACTACTGCAATGGAATACTTGAAGCTTATGGGCTCTGAGGAATTGTCACCTGAATTGACTATCTTACGAGATCGTATTGCACTCTCCACTGAACCAG CTAAAGATACATCGAAATCTATGGCGTTTGACAACTCACAACTGCACAGTGGATCCGGCTATGTTGCTGATCAATCTGGTTATGGCATGGTTGATCCTTCTCAGCATTATTATCCG GAGCAACCATCCAAGCCGCAGCCAAGCATTTCGAACAGTCCCTATGCCGAGAATTATCAACAGCCATTTGGTTCTTCATACAGTAGCGGCTTTAATGCTCCTGTCCCATACCAGCCTGCTCCACAGCAAAACATTCAGCAACCAAACATATTTCTGCCTACTCCAACTCCTCCAGTTCCTCAG GGTAACATTCCTCCACCACCTGTTGCTACTCAGCCTGCTAAGACCTCCTTCATCCCAACAAATCCCCCTGCGCTGAGAAATGTGGAGCAATATCAGCAGCCGCCACATACCTTGGGTGCTCAGTTGTATCCC GGACCTGCTAATACTGGTTATCCTGCCGGTCCTAATGTGCCTCCTCCATATGGCCCTAACCCTACTCAAGTCGGCCCAGCTTTTGGACAAAAGATGCCTCAGGTTGTAGCTCCTTCCCAAGCTCCTAGAGGATTTATGCCTGTTAATAATACAGTTCAGAGACCTGGAATGGCTCCAATGCAGCCTCCCAGCCCTACTCAGCCAGCTCAAGCCCAGCTGCCAGCAGCTCCTGCTGCTCCCCCACCTACAGTTCAGACGGTGGATACCTCAAATGTTCCTG CCCAGCAAAAGCCCGTGATAGCGACTTTGACAAGATTGTTCAATGAAACATCAGAGGCATTGGGTGGAGCACGAGCAAATCCAGCTAAGAAGCGGGAAATCGAGGATAACTCAAAGAAGTTAGGAGCGCTTTTTGCAAAACTAAATAGTGGGGACATATCTAAGAACGCAGCGGAGAAACTTGTGCAACTTTGTCAGGCCTTGGACAATGGTGACTTCAGTACCGCCCTTCAGATACAG GTACTTCTCACCACAAGCGACTGGGATGAGTGCAACTTCTGGCTAGCAACACTAAAGCGAATGATTAAGATCAGACAGAGCTTCAGATAA